The Bos indicus x Bos taurus breed Angus x Brahman F1 hybrid chromosome 15, Bos_hybrid_MaternalHap_v2.0, whole genome shotgun sequence genome includes a window with the following:
- the LOC113906047 gene encoding olfactory receptor 5F1-like, which produces MARKNYTSLTEFILLGLADTLELQVILFCLFSMIYMLTVVGNVGMILLIRMDSRLHTPMYFFLANLSFVDVCYSSTITPKMLVDFLSEKKTISFAGCFLQMYFFIAFATIECILFGLMAHDRYVAICNPLLYSLIMSRMVCLKMAAGAFTAGLLNSVVHTGYVSSLSFCSSNVIHHFFCDSPPIFKLSCSDTHLYESILSTFAGVNMVGALLVILTSYCYILFSIFHMHSREGRRKAFSTCVSHLTAIILFYSTSIYTYLRPTSSYSLNQDKVASVFYTVVIPMLNPLIYSLRNKEVKRALWNAITRKMVPLFLGLLP; this is translated from the coding sequence ATGGCCAGAAAAAATTATACTTCATtgacagagttcattctgttgggattagcagacacacTGGAGCTACAGGTTATcctcttttgccttttttctatGATTTATATGCTTACAGTTGTGGGGAATGTTGGGATGATCCTCTTAATCAGAATGGATTCCCGACTTCACAcacccatgtatttcttcctggctAACCTGTCCTTTGTGGATGTTTGTTATTCATCCACCATCACCCCAAAGATGCTGGTAGACTTTTTATCAGAGAAGAAAACCATCTCCTTTGCTGGCTGCTTTCTGCAGATGTACTTCTTTATAGCCTTTGCTACAATTGAATGCATCCTTTTTGGGTTAATGGCccatgaccgctatgtggccatatGCAACCCTCTCCTTTACTCCTTGATCATGTCCAGGATGGTCTGCCTAAAAATGGCAGCAGGGGCTTTTACAGCAGGACTGTTGAACTCTGTGGTTCACACAGGTTATGTGAGCAGCTTGTCATTCTGCAGTTCCAACGTCATCcatcacttcttctgtgacaGTCCTCCAATTTTTAAGCTCTCATGTTCTGACACACACCTGTACGAAAGCATCTTGTCCACATTCGCTGGTGTGAATATGGTTGGGGCTCTGCTGGTGATTCTCACCTCCTACTGCtacattctcttctccatcttccaTATGCATTCAAGGGAGGGGAGGCGCAAAGCATTCTCCACATGTGTGTCTCATCTGACAGCCATCATCCTGTTCTATTCCACTTCCATCTACACTTACCTGAGACCTACTTCCAGCTACTCTTTGAATCAGGACAAAGTGGCTTCTGTGTTCTACACAGTGGTGATCCCCATGTTGAATCCTCTGATCTACAGCCTCAGGAATAAGGAAGTAAAGAGGGCTTTATGGAATGCGATTACTAGGAAAATGGTCCCTTTATTTCTAGGATTGTTGCCTTAA